One Microplitis mediator isolate UGA2020A chromosome 3, iyMicMedi2.1, whole genome shotgun sequence DNA segment encodes these proteins:
- the LOC130665420 gene encoding uncharacterized protein LOC130665420, which yields MATKEFIEASMRKALKDVTNLTEKNTPPLKDPEMNAEKKIVITDDFTVGLTEYKKLANAPSMCIRAKRIMHNMWPPEIRHRLLATADPKKPDKQIVTEAEKTKIIEVTLALQQFKRIPIYSEKDRIINNIGEWVCQWLKSK from the exons ATGGCTACGAAAGAATTTATTGAAGCATCTATGAGAAAAGCGTTGAAAGATGTTACTAAtcttactgaaaaaaatactcCACCATTAAAAGATCCAGAAATGAATGCTGAGAAAAag ATTGTAATAACTGATGATTTTACCGTTGGCCTTACTGAGTATAAAAAACTTGCAAATGCACCTTCAATGTGTATAAGAGCCAAACGAATTATGCACAATATGTGGCCGCCTGAAATAAGACACCGGTTATTAGCTACAGCAGACCCGAAAAAGCCAGATAAGCAGATCGTTACTGAagcagaaaaaacaaaaataattg AAGTGACTTTGGCTTTACAACAATTTAAACGAATACCTATTTACAGTGAAAAAGACCGAATCATCAATAATATAGGCGAATGGGTGTGCCAATGGCTTAAAAGTAAATGA